AAAGATCAATATCGATGGTTCCTTTGATGCTGGATGTAGAGAAGCGGCAATTGTAGGTGTTCTTCGAGATGGATCTTGATTTGCTTTGAAGGTTTCGTAGAAAAAATCCAAGCTTGTTCACCTCTTCATGCGGAAGCGAGAGCGCTAGTGGGAGCCTTAAAGTTTTTGGGATCTAGAAGTGGGGAGGACGTCGCTTGGAAGAGCCCGCAAGGCGTTGATCGACCTGTACTTGAACGAGATGTAATCCCGTGGGAGATTGAGTCGTTGATACCGGAAGCCCGAGCCCATCTTCGAACTACACAAACCTTACCGTGGCCCATTGCGGGACGATTAACCAAGTTGCGGCGGGTGTTGTCTAAAGCATCGCGTTTGAACTTGCTTCTCGCTTTTTGGTTATGTAAACCCCCCAAACCTTATGGGACTTTCTTTGTTGTGATGCCCCCCTGGGTTGAGTTTACGTTCTGCTAACCCAAGCTGAGAAATAAAGATTACTTgtgtttccgaccaaaaaaaaaaaaaaaaaaagagattagcAAAATTAGCAAATCTCTCGGAATGTTTTTGAAGAAgtcattttctaagaaaatatcaatatttttcgatatttgacAGAGGTTTGAGAATGaattgtaaattattttttccttatttggaTCAGAAACCTTAACTTTTATCTTCCAAACACGACACGCATTGCTCACGATATGTTTATACGTATATCGAAAATTTCGTTGTCTTGGCAGTCTATTGGTGAGGATTCAATAATTTGGTAAAAACATACAGATAACATCCTACATTAACTAAACTTTTGAAGTAATTGAATATATGTTAATTTCGAATTAATGAGGTTAAGGCTCATCTCATTTTGTTAGTAGACCTAGGCTCGGCCGTTGAGGTCCCACCCGACTTGGGCACGACTGCACGAAACCTTGGCATGGGGCGCTGAGGTCAAGCCTCGAGGGATCCAGGCCTATTTGCTAGGGTCGTGAACCCAGGCGTCGAGGACCCGGCCTTGATCGAAGACTGGGCTTCGACCTGGGGGACTCGTACATGTAAATTGGCTAAGTAAAATTGTGAATGCGTGCAATGCCCGGGTCTTCAATTAGTGTTTGGTTCAGTCGTGCAATGGTGTAAAGATAATCTCGACTCCACTGCTATTCGTACGACGACGGGGGCGGTATGACGGCCTCGTTCAAAATCACCGGCATTTTCGGCTTAAACTAACGTTCAATCACGAGCATGAGACTCGATAATTATTGAtagggaaaatttcagaaaaggGCTCAAAGTCccttcattttctaaaaaaagggcATATAGTGGACGTTgattcaaagaagggcctcaagtgcccaattttatttcaaagaagggcctgaggTCGCCGGCCGGTGAGTATGTACTGTTTCCGGCGCCTGAAATAAGGGCAttgttgtccaaaaaaatttaaattaaagaaagacccaaaagccaaaactctaaaattaaaaatcacaGGCGGAACAAGGGCATGTTTCTGGCGTTTCTGgcgttctcttcttctcttcaacCCACGCTCATCAACGGCCAGGGAGCTGAGGGCGTGCGACGAGGTAGCAACGTGGGACAAGGGGGTGACGACGCTGAAGGCATGCGACCGGGTGGCAACGGCGACCTCCAAAGGTGaggattttgaaagaaattaaaagattccTCCTCCTAGGGTTCACGCAAAGCTTTCGCCCCCAATTCAAAAATTGTCTCGATTGTGTCTGCCGTTTTACCTCCGCGACTCGGGTGAGGTCCGGTGGTGTTGGCGATGTGCGACTAGACGGCGGTTTTACAGAGGGGAAAGAAAGCTCCGACCCCTAAGCCGACCATGGCCGATTCGAAGGTGGAGACGCTGTGCGACATGCTAGGAGGGCGAAGGCTTTCCGTGAACCCTAAgaagagaaattttttaatttctttcagaaTCCCTCACCTTTGAAGGTCGCCGCCGCTGCCATAGCTTGGACGTACGCCCCCAGTGCCGCCACGTCAGGCCGGACGCAGGTCGTCGCTCGGTCGCTCACGGCCACTCCTTGTCCTTGACGAACGTGGTTTGGGGAAGCAAAGAAGACAGCGTGGGGTTTTGGTTTTTAACTTGAGTTTTGGGTCTTcctttaattcaatttttttcagaCAACCATGCCTTTGTTCAATCGCCTGAAACAGTACATACTCTATAGCCGGCGATCTTAGGCCCttcattgaaataaaattggGCACTTCGGGAGCGTTTTGGAGCACGCGTGTCGTTTTGGAGAGAAACGGCGAGCCCTGGTCCTCCATGCCCTAGCCCAACACTTCCGGAACGACCCTCCCAAAGGCTCAGATGGCCAAAAAGCCTCCTTCACGGTCAACCACTTCGACACGGACGCGACCCTCGCTCCACAACCCCTTAGTCTCGCCGGAGATTAACCCTTCGCCGTTCCGCCCCCACGCTGTCGGCGCAGCCCCTCCTCCCCATCTCTTCCTTCACCCCTTTTTCCTGTTCCTCTCTGCGGGACGGGCGTTCCAGATAGCAGTGTTTCCGATTCGATTTTTCTCGGAGAAAGCGAATGCTTATGTGTTGGAGTTCCCCTTCCGTTAATGCTTTGCTTGTCTGCTCCGGCATCGCTGGAATAAAGGTGGGTGAAATCCGTCCTTCCCTAGGCTCTTCGCTGCTCGTGTTGTTCTGTCTCTGCTAAGTAAATTCTTCCTTGGTTTAAGAGCTGTTCTATGTCCTTGTGCGAGCAAGTGCACATTGGTTCGATGATGTGGTTTGTTCTGAAATTGGTGTCCTCTGGTTTATGCGTTTGGGGTTGTTTGAGCTGATCTTAACTCTTCTTGTTTTGCAGCATTGGTACAATCGGCTGAGATAAAGTTCCTACCATCCCGGTTTAGAGATTGCTGTAGTAGAGATTAATCGCAGGTCAGCTTGCAATTTCGGCAACCCGCTTGTGGCAGGTTCTTTATTTTGCACCCTCAAGAAGCAATTTGTACTTCCATTTGATGCGTCCTTTGCCCCTATTTTTTGGAAGTCGATGAGGCAAGAATAGTTCGAGTGTGATAAGTTTAATCTGGAATGCATAGTGGCATATCTTTGGTGCTTCATTCTGAGAAGTGTGTCGCAAGAAGGTTCGGTGCAGTGCCAATGTAGTGGAGATGCTTTGGGGCAAGTAAGACATTGAACCGTAATGATGTTCGTTTCATAGTATTTGGAACTGATGAGCAAGAGTGGGCATTGAGATTAGGAAAATGGACTTGATGTGTAGGATGTTTTGTTCAGATAGAGCACGGAAAGAATAACACTAGAAGTAGGTTGTGGAAGCATTTCTCCCAGACTATGGGAAGTTTTCTCAGTGGGATTTCGTGTTGGGAATGctgaattttttgttgaaacCTGTGTACAGCAAGAATCGATTTGTTTGCTGTTGCTGCTATCTTCATCAAATGAGACGAACAATTATTGGCATTTCCTTATGAtatgttaattttcttttgtgttaTTTCACCTACGTTACACGGACAcgcacatttaaaaaaatttgccgtgtcggacacgtgtccgacacggcGGGACACCGCCGGACACGCGAGGGGTAAAGGGGTAAAGCGGTAAAGTCAGACGAAGACTTTCATTTTTGACCTAATTTCTTTCCTACTTCTCAGTGTCgctttctctcctctcccttgCATTCTCATTTCTCGGTTCTGTAGACTGTATTGCGACCTATGTAGTACCGACACGACACGGGACACGGGAtacgatacgacacgacacgccgacacgttgattctcaaaaaataaagaatttcgacacgttgggacacgttttatattaaatatatatttaaattttatttatatgattatttcaattaaattgatttgattcGGATTCATAAactaataaataacaaaaaagagcttgaaataaatttacaataaaaatgGGATAAATGTTAGCCTCGTCAATTAAGATAAGAGAtctgtgataaaaaaaaaattaagataagagatccgattaaaaaaaagtaatataaGAGACCTCTAATTTCTAAAgctctaaccaaaaaaaaaaaaaaggacagatgagagcgaaaaaaaataaaaatagagtaAATAAATTAGAGAACCCACCAGCTGTTGCGGCtgtttgaagagagagagagcgacttGCGACTGCGATTCGtcggattctctctctctctctctctctctctactacCCCCCACTCGCTGTGAATCCGATAATTTCACTCCTACTTCCACTTCACCCAACCcaagattgctttttttttttccagggtACAAATCTGCTTCACCTTCTCCAGTTGCGGTTAGCCAGCTGCCATTGCTGTCGCTGTTGTgtcctccattttctttttattttcttgcacCGCTCTCGATTGGGTTCTCTCGAGCGTACAAAGCGCTGCTCTCGTCGCGCGGGGGTGTTGCCCGCCCAGCTGATCGATCAGATTCTTCTCGAATTTCGTGCCCTGATTGCAGATCTGGGTGGCGCCTGATTCGTCGAGCCCGGAGctctcccttctcttttctGGTTCCCGGTGAGTGACTAATCTCAGTGGTCGTGCCCTCTTGACTAGCTCGGCGACTTgttcttgattttccattttttgggtGGGCCAATTGAATCTGAGCTCCGGTTAGGTTTCTGGTAATGGGCGAATGCAGAGGATGCGACCACTCTCAGCCTTCAGTCTTTTAGTGATTCGGCTTAATTCACACTCTGCGCTTGGATCTCGAGAATGAGAATTGGAGAATGCATATATTTTTGGCGATGACGTCTCCCTCACTGTCTctctatcatctccatcatctctctcccCCCAAGCACACACATTTTCAGAGGTAGATCTCAGTCGACGTTTCCGATTGAAGATTGAGCCAATACGATCACCAAAACCAAATCCCAGGTAACAATCGAACCCTCCTCCAGCCCATTTCCATTTCGATCCTCTCCATCGAATTTCGCCGATTTTATCTTggcaaaatcactttttttcacGCGGCGGGATCTGGCCTCGCTCTGGCGTCACCGACCTCGCAACCTACCTCGCCTCCTCCGACCTCACGTGCCGCCTCTCCCCCACCTCCCTCGCCAACGTCCTCCACTACCATGTGCTCCTTCACTTCGTCTCCTCCGATCTCCTCCAAATCCCCCTCCGGACACGTGTGTCGCCGGCGTGGACAACGTCCTCCACTAGCATGTTGTCTATTAATTGCTGCCGACGCAGCTCACTGTCTGACTTTAGCTTCAATATCTGTGGCTTTCGTGTTTATATTCATCTTGGAAGTTCAAAATTGCTTTTAGTTTGCAATGAATCTGCATGTTTATTCAACCGAATTTGCATAGTATGCCTAATGTCCTGTGTTTTGATGTATGATTAGTTTTAATTTGGAAAGCAATatatttcattaaaaatttGATATAGTTTTTTCAGTCCATTGAGATGCATGAAGTTCTCTATCTTGTTTTCTCTTGCCCTTTGTATTGTCCTGTCCTGCTCTTTTGACTATTTTAAAAGTGATTCCATACCTTGATATCGGCATTCTGTTGGTTTTTAGTTTGGAATGCTTCTTGTTTTCACTAGATTAATTAGATGAACAATGTTTACAGCTGTTGACATTGCTTGTCCTTCCTTAGCGAATTAGACAGAACAATCTAAATGTGAGGTAGTAGTTGTTTTTTGATCCTTTTTCTTGAGGAAAAACACCTATATTTGTAGCTTGGTCCAGTGTCGCAAGTTATAGCTTTTCATAACTTTAAACTAGCGTGCAGTGACCAAGTGTCTGTATACTTGCATGCTCAAACCTGTATTGCCTTCCAGCTGAAGATCAGGTGTATAAACTTGCATATATAGATAATGAACAGAGGAGGAGCAGCCGGAGCAGGACTAGGTAGTGGGAGCGGACCCACGGCTGCTGCAGCAGCTGCAGCTGCCCAGAAGCAGAAGACACTCTTACAAAGAGTTGAAACTGACATCGGCAACATTGTCGACAATTTCAGTCATCTTGTGAATGTCGCCAGAGTATGCATCCCTTCGTCCTTGCCCCCTTCTAGTCTGGAAATCTTTATGCTTCTTAGTAATAGTCATAACTACGGCTGATATATTCATGCTTTTCCTCTGTGCGATGCTAGATGGAACATTGATAAGCTGTCTCTTTGTCACTTATTGGCTACCATGTAGTGTGAGGTCTACATCTCCTTCAAATGTATTGACTTGATGCTGGACTAAGGTATCAAGAGGTTATGTCAATGGATAGGGGGGAAGGTTGCTTGAGCTCTTGTAAGATACCGAAGTTGGGAAGGACAAAATGTTTCCGTGATCTTGTTCTTCATGAACAGAGGATTGAAAGTgttattattttccaaatggaAAGAAATCCGTTGAGATCTTAGAAGGTTGTTGTAATGGACCTTTTGACTTGGAGAGTGGAGACCTAATATCGGAAATTTCCAAGATGTCATGTGAGGGGGGATACAAAGTGATAAGTATAGATGATATTCAAAATGTGGATGGTTACTTCCTGATATTGATGCTTTAGAAAATATGTGCTTTGATCAGATAGATGATAAAAGTAAAGTTTATTATTGCCACTTAGTTATTCGAGTAGCATGTACACTCCGAGagatttttttaacataacATGCAAAGCGATATTACTcttatggaaaaataaaagaacagttGTTCTATACTCTTatcttaaatttgaaatttccaaaCTGGTAAGGGTTTGATATGTGAAGAGCATCCATCATGATATTGACTCATATTCTCCCTTATGGCAGGTGAATGACCCTCCTGTTAGAAACTCACAAGAAGCTTTCATGATGGAGATGCGTGCAGCAAGAATGGTAAGAATTGGACTTTAATCTGAAGTGAGGTTTGGTTATTTACTTCTTGTAACCTAGAAAAGATAGTTAATTCTGCTTCTTACCCTAAAAAGCAGTTCATGTTCAGCATACATGTTTACTGCGTGTCATTTTGGTAAACCTCTGCTGAATCCATGGGAGACCCAAAATTGCAGAGCTATGAGACTTCTAGAAAATGGATGTGGAATTTCTTTATCATGATAACAGGCATTTCATTATCTCCGAGATTGTGATTTGCCACACATGTATTAGAAATAGCAATGATCATGATTCAAGATGACCCTCACAATCTGGGTTTTCTGAACAGTTTAAATGAACTTGAGGGAACACAAGTGGTAActccaaaattagttgaattcATTTTAAAAGAATACAATGAAGTGGCTAGGGCATCTTTCTATAGTTTAAATGAACTTGAGGGAAAATGAGTGGCATAACCTCGAGATTAGTTACTTGAATAGGTGATGTGTGTGGTTAAGGATTAAAACTTTTCGAGGAAATATTATTAAGCAGTGGGAGCATCTACTCGCAATGCATCATAAATTTTAACCCTGGATCGatcttcttctttactttccGGAGCTCATCAACGAAGCAGCTTCTCTGTGCTCATTTATTCGTCTCCGCTGCCATTTGATGCATGTACCAAAAACAGGTTCAAGCGGCTGATTCGCTGCtgaaattggtatcagagctgaAGCAGACTGCCATATTTTCTGGGTTTGCATCTCTAAACGACCATGTTGAACAGAGAATCGTCGAGTTCAACCAACAAGCCGAAAAATCGGATCGTCTGTTGTCTAGAATTGCGGAGGAGGCAGCTGCCAGTCTCAAAGAGCTCGAATCTCATTACTATTCTTCATCGCAGAGGTCAACTCATCCCACAGAATCTTAGTGGAACATGGCTGCGATCTTGTGTATCGGTTTCGGGGATTATTTTGACTTGTTACTTATCTTGAGGCTAACAACAGCGATGAACAAGTACTTTACATGGAGCTTCTAGGTATTCTTTAATTTTAGCAGGGTGATCAGGAGTCTTGCTCTCGCTGTTCCAGAGCCTGTGTCATGGATTAAGTTCGATTGTCTATGCGGGGTAATTGTGGCGATATTAGACTTTGGAGTTGATCCAAAATACTTGTCGTTGAGTACTTGGTGCAAGCAAATCTCTCTTAGCAAGAGATTAGCAAAATTGGCAAATCTCCCAAAATATTATGGAAGatgtcattttccaggaaaatagtAAGATCTTTTGGTGTTTGATTGGAGTTTGAAAATGAAatgtaaattatttttctgttatttagaaatgaaaaacttaatttttattttgtcaaatagaaaatttcattGTATTGGCAGTTTAGCGGCGATGATTTAGTAATTTGGTAAAATTACAAATAGCATCATTCATTAACTAAACTTTTGAAGTAAttgaatttgttgatttttttttttaagtttggtTCTATTCTAtcatattctattttacaagccaCATTGTATGCTTAATGTGTTGTGTATAAGTTGCGAAACTTTGCTCCTTTACTCACGTGTCCTCATTCTAATTCCACCTTCTACTCATTCTAATCCCCCAAGAAGGTGGAATCGAACTCcccactttatcctttgataacTGGGGCAACTCCAGTGATTGGCCTCAATGGACATTAGTAATAAGTTTTTTGTTGCTTTGTCCACAATGTATAAAATATTTGGTGCAAAGTTAAACAGCACTGATGCCAATGAGGTGTTAGCTGAGTTGGTGAGATTTATGGGCCTCAGACAGTTAAAGCGATGAGGTTCTATGTTCGAATCTTTCCGACCGCGTCTTGAAGGATTTAACCAGTAACATTGGTGCTCATACTCTCACCATTCTGAtgaatagtccattgcacgtgaGAAATCTCGGTTATCCTAGGCATTGCGTTAGTAAATGAATATTCGACTAAGTAAGAAATTGCGAATGTGTGCAATGCTTGGATCTTCAACTAGTGTTTGGTTCATCCGAGTCTATGTTTGGGTCGTGCGATGGTGTAAGATAATCTCGACTCCACTTTTATTAGCACCAAAACGAGACGGTGACGACGGCCTCGCTCCGCAACCCCTCACTCTCGCCGGAGATTAACCTTCGCCGTTCTGCCCCACGCTGTCGGCGCAGCCCCTCCTGCCCATCTCTTCCTTCACCCCTTCTTCCTGTTCCTCTCTGCGGGACGTGCGTTCCACATAGAAGTGTTTCCGATTCGATTTTTATCGTAGAAAGTGAATGCTTATGTGTTGGAGTTCCCCTTCCGTTAATGCTTTCCTTGTCTGCTCCGGTATCGCTGGAATGAAGGTGGGTGAAATCGGTTCTTCCCTAGGCTCTTCGCTGCTCGTATTGTTCTGTCTCAGCTAATCGGAACAGCGCTTTTCCAAAGGTTCCTTCATTCAATTAAATTCTTCCTTAGTTTCAGAGCTGTTCTATGTCCTTGTGCGAGCAAGTGCACATTGGTTCGATGATGTGGTTTGTTCTGAAATTGTTATCCTCTGACTTATGCGTTTCGGCTCAGATAAAGTTCCTATGATCCCGGTTTAGAGATTGCTGTAATAGGGATCAATCGCAGGCCCACGAGCAATTTCGGCAGCCTGACTCATGGCAGGTTCTTTATTTTGCACGCTCAAGCAGCAATTTGTACTTCCATTCAATGCCTCCTTTGACCTTGTTCTCGGTGGTCTTTTGGGAGTCGATGGCGCAAGAATAGTTCGAGTGTGATAAGTTTGATCTGAAATGCATAGTGGCATATCTTTGTTGACTCGACGATTTCTCGAGGACTTGCTTGTTACCATCGGTACTAGTAGGAATGCTTTTGGCTCTCATCGTAGTCCTTTGGGTTTGAGAGGTggtggttttcttttgtttcggtTTTTGTCGTTTACTCCAATGCACTGTCGCGGGCCCGATCCGGATGACCACGCCAATTTGATTAAAGAAGATGGTGTGTCTGTTTGTTCACAAATGTGGATCGAGAACTTCAAAGAACCTGCTGGAATTGCTACCAATCTGAGTTCTTATCTCGGAAGGTTTGAGTTATGGGTGCTGGCATATCAGAAGGCCTGCATTGATGAGACTGGTTCCTATGTGCCCAAGAGTTCAATCCAGAGAGCTGTGCTGGAGGACTTGTTGGCGCTGAGAAATGCCGTTCTTGATAATAGGTTTAAATGGGGTTCTAGGTTGGAGTTTTTATGCTGTTCTTGATAATAGGTTTAGATGGGGTTCTAGGTTGGAGTTTTTCGTTAAGTCACCGAGGGATAAGACAGAGTATCAGTCGTTGTCGAAGAGGAAGATTAAGGCTATCTTGACTACCACACAACCGACCCCGTTTCAGGATAAGATCGTGCAGGAggttttgttgatgattttggAGCCAATTTATGAAGCCAGGTTTTCACAGAAGTCATTTGCTTTTAGGCCTGGGAGGAATGCGCATACGGTGTTGAGGGTGATCAGGAGGAATTTTGCAGGGTATTTGTGGTATATAAAGGGGGATTTGAGTACCATATTGGATGGGATGAAGGTTGGGTTAGTTATAGGTTCTTTGATGAGGGATGTTAGAGATAAGAAGATCGTTAATTTGGTGAAGGCAGCGTTAATAACACCAGTCATAATGAGTAAGCCTGATGATGgtgaacagaagaaaaagacgAAGCGGAAGTATCAAAAGAAGATGGTGTTAGCAGAAGATGAACCAAAGCCTGACCCTTACTGGTTAGATACATTTTTCGGGTTTGCAACCGATGAGGCAGGGAAGCTTCCTAGTTGGGGACGTTGTGGAATTCTTAGCCCTGCTTTTGGCTAATATATGCCTTGATGAGTTAGACCATTGGATGGAGAGTAAGATAAAAGAATTTTACTGTCCATCTAAGAGTGACGTATATGGACTAGCCCAGAAGGGGAAGCAGAGCATGGCAATACATCTTGGCCAGAGTTTGTCCCGACAAGTGGGCCTGATAAAACTCGGAAGATGGACTATGTGCGATATGGTGGTCACATTTTGATAGGTGTTCGGGGCCCGAGAGCAGATGCATCAACATTGAGAAAGCAATTGATAGAATTTTGTGATCAGAAATATATGCTTAAGCTTGACAATGAGAGCCTCCCCATTGAGCACATCACGAAGGGCATAAGGTTCCTTGATCATGTCTTGTGCCGAAGGGTTGTTTATCCAACTTTACGTTACACTGCGACTGGGGGAAAGATAATTAGTGAGAAGGGTGTGGGCACCCTTTTGTCAGTGACAGCGAGCTTGAAGCAATGAATCAGGCAGTTCAGGAAGTTGAATTTTCTCAAGGGTGACAGAGATCCTGATCCGCAACCTTGTTTCAGAATGTTTCATGCTGTGCAGGCTCACACAAATGCACAAATGAACAAGTTTTTGTCCACAATGGTGGAGTGGTATTGGTATGCTGACAACCAGAAGAAAATTGTGAACTTCTGTTCATACATAATCAGGGGTTCTCTTGCAAAGCTATATGCTGTCAAGTACAAACTCCGTTCGCGAGCTAAGGTGTACAAGATTGGTGCAAGAAATCTGAGTCATCcattaaaggaaaagaaaggacagTCTCCCGACTACCATAATTTGCTGAGGATGTGTCTTATTGAGTCTATTGATGGTCTGCATTATACTAGAATATCTCTTGTTCCTGAAACTGATTATTCTCCGTTCCCTTGTAATTGGAGACCTGATCATGAGAAGGCATTAATGGAATACATAAGGCTTGCTGACTCGACGACTTTGGAAGAGCAAAGGAGTTGCATTCAAGACCAAGGTCTTGTGTCCCCTTAGGACTACATTTCAATGCTCGTTTGGAACTACAAGAGGAATACTGTTCGAATGGATCAGCTGTCCTTGCACCATAGCAGTGAAGATGGCAACGAAAATAGACAGTTGCTTTTGGGATCGAATCTTGAAATCAGGGGCGATAATAGCAAAGAAGAGCAAGATGATGAATGACTTTATGTGGCACAAGGGTGACACATGCTCTCTCTTTCTGAAaagattttttcccttctcggCTTCTAGTTGTCAATTGAGTAGAAAAAGAGGGATAAATTTGCTAGTAGAGAAACTTAATGACTTTGCTTCTGCAGTATTCTTGTAAATTCCATAGTTAAATGGATGTGGTATTGTGTATAGTCCTATTtatacgaaaaaaaatattttgggccaTGAGATGGAATCGGAGCCACAACTAATGCTGCCGAAGGAAGATTCAgtgtttttcctattttctcagGAATAATTTTCATCAAATGGACTTTATTAGGCTTTTTCCGATTCCTTGATCATCTCTGGTCACAAAGAGCATTTGTTAATTATATGATCTGTTTGGCCAgattatttctgaaaaattttcttttggtgctCTGCAGTGGCCTGGCGAACATAGTGGAGGTGATTCACTGTCTGTCACCCAATCGGTGCATCCTCTTTC
This genomic interval from Rhodamnia argentea isolate NSW1041297 chromosome 4, ASM2092103v1, whole genome shotgun sequence contains the following:
- the LOC115757357 gene encoding mediator of RNA polymerase II transcription subunit 22a-like is translated as MNRGGAAGAGLGSGSGPTAAAAAAAAQKQKTLLQRVETDIGNIVDNFSHLVNVARVNDPPVRNSQEAFMMEMRAARMVQAADSLLKLVSELKQTAIFSGFASLNDHVEQRIVEFNQQAEKSDRLLSRIAEEAAASLKELESHYYSSSQRSTHPTES